The Aureimonas mangrovi genome contains the following window.
ATCGACGATGACGAGATCGCCTCGCCGGACTGGCTGGCGGCGCTCCTCGCCAAGGCGCGCGAGACGAAGGCGACGGCCGTCCTCGGCCCCGTCCATGCGCTCTACGAAAACGATGCGCCCCGCTGGATGCGCGAGGGCGACTTCCACTCCACCTTCCCGGTCTGGGTGAAGGGCGAGATCGTCACCGGCTACACCTGCAACGTCCTCATCAACCGCGCCGCGCCGGACGTGGATGCGTTGCGCTTCGATCTCGCGCTCGGGCGCAGCGGCGGCGAGGACACGGCCTTCTTCGACCGGCTGCACAAGGGCGGCGGGCGTATCGCTTATGCCGAAAGCGCGCTTCTGGAAGAGGGCGTGCCGCCGGGCCGCGCGCGCTTCTCCTGGCTCGCCAAGCGCCGCTTCCGCATGGGCCAGACGCACGGACTTCTGCTTCGCGAGGCCGGGCGCGGCCGCCCCGCCGAGATCGCGGTCGCTTCCGGCAAGGCTCTCGCCTGCGTGGCGATGTCGGTCGCGAACCTCGGCTCGCCCGTGGAGCTGCGCCGCAATCTCCTGCGCGGGCTTCTGCATGTCGGCGTCGTCGGCAGCCTTCTCGGCATGCAGAGCCTCGTCCAGTACGGCGAGACGAAGGAGCGCCCGCATGCAGCCTGACGTCACCTTCCTCGTCGCCGCCTACGATGCCCGCGCCACGATCGCCCGCGCCATCGACAGCGCGCTGGCCTCCCAGGGCGTTAGCTTCGAGATCGTCGTCGCCGACGATGCCTCGCGCGACGACACGGCTTCGGTGGTGGAGGCAATCGGCGACGAGCGCGTGCGT
Protein-coding sequences here:
- a CDS encoding glycosyltransferase, which codes for MTDTTTITICVCTFRRPHLAETLASLARLRLPGGAAVDVVVADNDREPSAKPVVDAARAGLPFELTYVHAPGANISIARNACLDAARGRFVAFIDDDEIASPDWLAALLAKARETKATAVLGPVHALYENDAPRWMREGDFHSTFPVWVKGEIVTGYTCNVLINRAAPDVDALRFDLALGRSGGEDTAFFDRLHKGGGRIAYAESALLEEGVPPGRARFSWLAKRRFRMGQTHGLLLREAGRGRPAEIAVASGKALACVAMSVANLGSPVELRRNLLRGLLHVGVVGSLLGMQSLVQYGETKERPHAA